The nucleotide window GGACCAGTTGCACCAATAGTTCCTGGCACAGAATCTCCAAATTCTGTGACCATCAACTTTGGAGGCACAAGGAGTACGAACAGCGTTCAAGTGCTTATCGGTATCAGCAATGCTACCGACGTTCGTGGCTCTGGTCCGACGGTCCATGTAAAACCGCAGTACAAATCAAGACCCGAGGATCGACGAAGCCCTTGCTCCAACAGCGACCGTGACGACAGTCCCCGACCTTCATTTGACGACCGATATCCTCGGCGTGAGGTCCCGGCAGGCCTCGAACAAATTGTAAACGAGGTTGCGGACGTCGTGTTCAGCGCTGCAGTTGACAGGCCCTTCAACAGTACTGTCCAGCATCCTTTCCCCGATGAGCCCATAGCAGGCATCACTCTATGGGATGCTGCCATGAATGAGCCCGTCAAAGAGCGCGACCAAAGCGATTACAAGGTGGGCCAGATCTGCATGGTCTACGTGCTCGAGCCCTCAGCGAATCCTCATCTCAAGAAGGAACAAGGACACACTGCCGTGAGAACGAGCGTAGGCCTTCTGGCTGGCAAGTGGCGTCCGGCAATTATCGTCGACGTTCTTGAGAAACATTGTGTAGTCGCAGAGATGGGGCGACGGAGTAACCGCGTGTTCGAAGGTCTATCGCTCTATGGACTCTTGGAGCGCTGCGGAGTGATCACTAAGGTCAACGCTGGCGAGTACGACCCGGAGAACGAACAGAGTGAGCTATTCCGATCGATATACGAACCGCTCCGCGTCGACCATTATTATCGAGAATGTCGGCCATTGGAACGGGATAGCGCCGTACAGTTCTTCCGCCTCAACTCCAAGAGCTTCGACTTCACGTGCAGCCCTATCGGAGAGCTGACGGAAGAGTCAACAAGGAGGCTCCTGAACCTCCCGTCGCTGTCGAAGCACATGAAGCAGAAGGCCGAAGGCGAGCATGGTGCTTACATGGTCAACAACATTTATGAGCTCACTCCCAGACGTAGCGGCGGATACCTCGACTACGACTACAGGAAGGCCATTCTGAACCTAAAGAAGGACGTTGAGGATTCTTTGGCAACTTCAGACGACGATGGCAATACCGAGGGCAACGACGAGAACAACAACAAGCATCACAGTGGAGACAATGATGACTTGTACCAGGCACCGTCCCCGGGCGCTCCCGCAGCGACAAGCACCACTGCTCCGGTGACGACCGCGATGCCTACTTCTCGAGATGAGttgaagaggaagagagaTGCATCTCCTTCCGGCGGCGCCAACAAGCGGCCGAGCAACACCCAGTAGGAGGCCTGTAGCTTCCACAGGTGATGTACCTTTTTCCTTCACAGCATCCCAACCACCTGGTAGTCTTTTACTACAGCATTGCGTGGCGTCTTAGAGGGTTTTGCATATACATGGGCAATGGACAGTGGATAACACGAAATGAATGAGATGAAGTCTGAAATTGTGTTTGACTGTATTGAATACGTGAAAGGCCATACCTAAAGATTGACCTACTGAAATCTTGTTCCTCGCGGACTCTCACATGTCGTACTATCCTCTTCCCCGCCTGGGACAGGTGCATCCTTAGGGCCCCTTCTCCAGAACCAGCCCCGCAGTCTAAAAGCCTGGGCATTCGTAAGCGGGATTTCCGCTTGCGTGATGCCAATGGGTTGCTTCATTCCCCAATCGCTGGGAGCGCGAAATTCTTTGGTGCTGACGTATTGGCCCCATGCACGCTTTTGCTTCTTCGTGTTTCTGTCGGGCTTCATTTCCGCCTCTGCTTGGCGCTTTGGGTATTTCGCCGAAGCGGAGTGATGTTGTAATTGTGGAGTCCGCATGACAGCTGTCGTATGTAGATGGTATCTTCCGGTCCTGATTATCAATATTGTGTGATGGCTTTAATGTGAAGACTGAGGTGTGGGCATGAACAAGACAATTATCAATATAACGGTTCCTTGAAGATACAGAAAGCTATACTGTCAAAGACATGTCAACAATGAGATGCATGCTgtttttgttgttgttgtcgtcGTCCGGACCCCCGGGTTTCTTTGAGGCGAGCCCCTTGGCATGCCAAGCGCCACTAGACAATGAGTACGTTGACATGGCCCCATGAGGCTCAGACGGATACAACTGCAGTTAGCCAGATCGATCAGCGAATTTTTACGATGAGCGGGAGCATCACTTCCGCCAGGACGCGTAAGCGACGAAGCGTCGTAGATGAACAGATAATCAAGACACTAGCATGAGGAAAGGTAAAAATGAGATGGTGGCGCAGTTTGCCTCGTCAGGCATGTCATCTGTAGCTGATGCTGCTTTATCTTGGGAGGCTTTGCTAGTTTCGAGGAGGAATTGCCGGCGGCTGTGCTGCGGGTGGTGGTGAAACATTATTTGGAAGTGCATTGCGCAAGCCTGGTTAATCTGGCACAGACTAGGTTTGTGGCGAAGAAGGGGAGATGGGTGTGCTGGTGGAAAGTCAATTGTAGATGAGATGATAGGGGGTGATAATGTACGAGTCGACGAGTGAATGCCCGTGATCAGCAGGCTTGTCGAAAGAACGGTTCGCGCGAGGCTGAAAAGACTATCAATAGCCCCCCGTAAGCGGGGGTGGGTCTTCGTCATTGGGCAGCGGCTTCCGGCGCACGTGCAGGGATGCTTGTACAGCCTCATAAGTACGACGCGTATTAGGACCACCATAAGCAGGCCGACACCCGCCGTTCAATCGCTACCAACACATCACCTCTCCAAATTCCGGGGTATACATACACTCAAACCACACATTCCAGAAAACGGGCGTTCCTGCGGCATGACGCAATGTTAGACGAGAATCTCCCCAGTACGTCCCCCCATGTCGGCCAATGGCCACTACGAGCGTTGCAGTTGTCGGCGTGCTAATTACTAGTGTCTAGCTTTCTTTCTTAAGCCCTCGACGGATAAGCTCAAACACCACGAATCTTTCTATTTCACCCAAAACGGCACTGAGCCAGAAGCGCAATATGCTCTGCACCACGTCGACCCAGCCTCAAATACGGCGAAAAACACATATGCGGTAGCTCTGTTCGATTCACGCAACCCAGAGATCCTCTATGGCGAGGTCCTTGCAAAGCCAGGCTGGTCGCACCCAACACTGTCCCAGGACGAGATTCGAAGGAATGGCGGAGTCCCGCCCCCTCCTCAGCCCATCTACCCCACCGAGTTCGCGATTCAGCTGTACAACCCCGACACACAGGTCATTGTTAAGCACTCGACAGCAAAATGGAGCAGCACCGTGAGCTGGGAATTCAGCTTACCCCAGGTCACTTTCAGGATGCCCAGCAATTCCGATCTCGACCGCACACAAACCGACCCTGGCGCCGATGTAAATACCCCGCGAGTCAACTTCGCCTGGCGCAAGGAGGGAAGGCTGGGCAAGGACATGACGTGCTACATGACGGGCAAGTCTACAGACCCAACAGGCAAAAAGGCAAAGAGGAGCAAGGAGCCGGATATCGCTGTGGCCATGTTCTCTGGACTGAGAGAATTGACTATCCTCGAGTCGAACTTATACCGCGTCGAGATTGAGGACTACAAGGGCTTGGAGGTAGCACTGCTCATTGGTGCGGCTGTTATTCGCGATCTCTTCTTCAGCGACCTCAACGAGCAGTTTCACATCAACAGCGCCACGGCTCGCAAGAACAGCGGAGGGCTACGGACGAGGAAGGGTTCATCACCATTGGACGGTGGTCCCAGCATCATTCCGCCAGTCATGACACCACAGCCTCCGCCTCCGCCGGCATACACCCCTTCGTCGTCACAGTACCCAGTTGAGAAGGCACCGCTGCAGCCTGCAAGCGGCGCGGGAGTGAACGCCCAAGTGCCACCCCCTTCATACTCCAACAACAACGCTGCGAAGCGCGCCTCGCTACCTCCGCTAGTCACCAGCCCCAACCGTCCGAATGAGAACCGTCCCAACCAAGGTCGCCCGATACAGCCACAACCACAGCCTCAGCGTCCAACCCAGGCACAGCGGCCTACACAGCCACAACGACCTATGCAGCCACAGCGGCCTACGCAACCACAGCGGCCCATGCAGTCACAGCGACCGACACAGCAGCGCCAGGAGGGACCGAGACTGGACCCACGCTCGCAGTGGGAGATTGAGGCCGAGACTGCTCGTCTCAAAGCACAAGTTGAGGCTGAGGAACGCGAGCAAAAGCGCCAAGCCGAAGCCGCCCGGAAAGCGCGACGGAAGCAGGAACAAGAGGCAGAGCGCAAGACTTTGCAGTTTCTCGAACAAGAGCGCAAGCAAAAGGAGttggaagagaaggagcgACGAAGGAAGGAAGCCGAAGTTGACAAGGAGACTGAACGTCTAAAGAAGCAGTTTGGAGACCAGTCCAATCTCATGCGGCCCTCACCTCAACCTCAGCGACAATCGGCACCGCTCATCCAGATTCAAGCACCACGACCAAACCAGCGACCCGCCCCTGTACTTGCACAACCCGCGCGCCCGCAAGCAAAGGTTTCATTCCTCCAAACACCACCTCAGCCACGCCCAGCCGCAAGCCAGAGCAGTAGCAGTTTCTTTAGTAACGGCCTGCCGAAGCCGGTAGCAAAGGCGAAGAAGAGTTTCTGGGGACTGCGCACGCAGAGTTGTGAGAGCGCAGAAAAGttgatgaagaagaagaaaagtAGCCTGTTTTAGCATGACGTAGCATTGGAGTTTCGGTTTTGGGTATGGCATTGGGTATGGAGTTTAGACTTATGAGCAGTAGTAGTCGTGATGATTCCAGCTCTTTTGAATTCAAAAACAATCCTATTATTGGAGTTCAAGTTCATTCTACGATGTTTTCTGTGTTTCAGTGCGCTTGTCGCGATCGGGGCTAGTGTTGGCGCAGGTAGGTAGACAGTACCTTCCCCGCTGAAGCGTAGGCATCTTGGCTTCACGTCCCACCATTGTATTCCTACCCAAACTTGACGAACATCTCCTGACATATTCCAGCGCTCATTCCACCTTCTCCTTCCCCAGCTCCTCTCCTTCCACGCACCAACGTTCTAGCCCCCCATCAAACCACCGCACAAACCAGCCCGCCAAGTCAAAAACTTGCTCACTGAGCACATTATCCTAGGATGCATATGCAGGGCCGCAGCTGTAGCTCGCGCCACGACTAATTTCGCGTGCGCACTGCGACTTGACAAACGCATGTTTGTTCGGCGGTGTAACTTGGTGATTGGTTAATCGTATGCGTGCTTGTCGCTGCGCTGGAAGAAGCTTGAGATAGTTAGTCCTTGGCAGCGGGATAGAGGGCATCTAGCGCTGCCAGAGCTGACCTCGGGAAGGTGCTTGGCTTGAATTGGGGGCATTTGGGGAAAGCTTGGTTTGAGGTTGGGGTGGTATAAAGGGTAGGCTTGAGGTGTATGTTTGGAAGGAGCGTGCGTGGTATGATTGAGACCTTTCTCTGTCTTGATATCTACTTCGATCTTACACTTTTCACGTGCATTTCTATACATAGAGTCAAATCCTACGTCTGTAGTATATCGATTTCAAGATGCTACTCAGTACCCTTCTCGCCCTCACAGCCCTATCAACAGGCGCAAATGCGCATTTCCGCCTCCTAGAACCTATCTGGCGCGGCTCCTCTTTCGATGCGCCTGCAAGCCAGTATATCTACCCTTGCGCCAATGTAAACGAAACCACGGATGCTGCAAACCGTACGCTTTCCTCCCCATCCGTCTCCTACCTCTAAACCTTCCCTAACTCCCACTAGGAACACAATGGCCCACGACAGGCGGCTCCCTGATAATCAACGGCTCCCACGCTCACGCCTTCACCTACGTAAATCTGGCCCTCGGCTCAAACGCCACAAACTTCAACATCACCCTCCTCCCCGTCTTCAACCAAACCGGCGCCGGCATCTTCTGCACCAAAGAAACCGGAAAGTCGCAATTGGACGCAGCATTCAAAGCAGCTGGGTACAGTGGGACGGGGGATCAGAGACTAGAGGGCATGTTGGCGTCTGTTCAGGTTGTGCAGTTGGGGACGAGGGGCAGTGCGTTGTATAATTGTGCGGATATTGTGTTTAATTCTAGTGCAACGCCGCTGGGGGATGATACGTGCAAGAATGGGACGGGTGTTGGGGGTGTGGCGCTTGAGAGTGAGGGGGAGGCGGCGGGCAGTGGGAATGCGACGGCGGAGACGACGAAGCCTAATGCTGCTGCGTCGGTGGTTGTGAGTGGGCTGGGTAGTGTGGGGTTGGCTGCGTTGGTGGCGGTGTGGATGGTTGTTTGAGCGTGTAGGGGGATGAGGGTGTTGGGGTAGTGGATTGTGGGTTAGATTGATGAAATGATTATGTCTATTATTATTactcttcttcgtcgtcttcatTGTCTTCTTCTGACTGATATTCCTGCGGTACCTCGTCGCTCATTGGCGTTTgggcttcttcttcttcttcttcttcttcctcgctTGACGAGCCGTCAGTCATACCCGGGGTACCATCGCATGTTAATTGGTTACACTGGGTGCATGTTTCTGCGGCTTCTTCGTTGGGCCAGCGGCATTCTTGGCAGAGCCATTGTGGCATGATTGTTTGTTTGGTGTCGGTGTGGGGCTGTCTGACGGAGCAGAGCAAATAGGTGTTTATTAGGTGATGCTGATGCT belongs to Pyrenophora tritici-repentis strain M4 chromosome 10, whole genome shotgun sequence and includes:
- a CDS encoding DUF1421 multi-domain protein; its protein translation is MLLSTLLALTALSTGANAHFRLLEPIWRGSSFDAPASQYIYPCANVNETTDAANRTQWPTTGGSLIINGSHAHAFTYVNLALGSNATNFNITLLPVFNQTGAGIFCTKETGKSQLDAAFKAAGYSGTGDQRLEGMLASVQVVQLGTRGSALYNCADIVFNSSATPLGDDTCKNGTGVGGVALESEGEAAGSGNATAETTKPNAAASVVVSGLGSVGLAALVAVWMVV